One window of Bacillus alkalicellulosilyticus genomic DNA carries:
- a CDS encoding PH domain-containing protein, with the protein MGFLDGIMGNASEVNVSEVQKEFSKVLTANEQIEKAYKLIRDLFLFTDKRLILVDKQGLTGKKVELHSIPYKNITHFSIETAGNFDLDAELKIWISGNSAPIQKQFNKNLNIYELQSVLAAYVLK; encoded by the coding sequence GTGGGTTTTTTAGACGGTATAATGGGAAATGCTTCAGAAGTTAATGTTAGCGAAGTACAAAAAGAATTTTCAAAAGTTTTAACCGCTAATGAACAAATTGAGAAAGCATACAAGCTAATTCGAGATTTATTTCTTTTTACAGACAAGCGCCTCATCCTTGTAGATAAACAAGGACTTACAGGAAAAAAGGTAGAGCTTCATTCAATTCCATATAAAAACATAACTCATTTTAGCATTGAAACTGCTGGGAACTTCGATTTAGATGCTGAACTTAAAATATGGATTTCAGGAAATTCTGCCCCTATTCAAAAACAGTTTAACAAAAACTTAAATATTTATGAACTTCAAAGTGTATTAGCTGCTTATGTATTGAAATAA
- a CDS encoding MATE family efflux transporter — protein sequence MTTPEVKKLSIIAVTWPIFIETLLHFSLRTADTFMISKVSDEAVAAVGVANQLVMFLFFLFQFVATGCAIVVAQYLGAKKYGEIRKLTANAISMNFLFGLLIATLVVLFSRQLLGLFQLEPHLFQEARVYLMIVGGALVFQALCVTMSAIIQTHGFTKETMYVSVGMNILNIIGNYLFIFGAFGVPKLGVPGVAIATAISQFLAMIAYGLMLYYRVKLKIEWSELIRWQKERIKKILSIGIPSSMTIISYSSSQIVVTAFITLLGTQMLATRIYTINILFFVMILGISLGRGSQIIIGHLIGAGKMDEAYKQALRNGRWSILMAMGTTLIIYLLREPLLGLFTSDPEIIYMGATLLLMGFLLEPGRCLNLIYGATLQGAGDARYMMIVSVTVIWLFSVPLYYLLGIHWGFGLIGIWIAFIADEWLRGILLYGRWKTRKWEQKALVKHEKKEIEETA from the coding sequence ATGACTACACCAGAGGTAAAAAAATTATCAATTATAGCTGTAACGTGGCCAATATTCATTGAGACTTTGTTGCACTTTTCGTTACGGACCGCTGATACATTTATGATAAGTAAAGTATCGGATGAAGCGGTAGCCGCTGTTGGCGTTGCCAATCAATTAGTCATGTTTTTATTTTTTCTCTTTCAATTTGTCGCAACAGGGTGTGCAATTGTTGTTGCGCAGTATTTAGGTGCAAAAAAATATGGGGAAATCCGAAAACTGACAGCCAATGCTATTTCCATGAACTTTTTATTTGGTCTGTTAATTGCAACGTTAGTGGTTTTGTTTAGTCGACAACTACTTGGGTTGTTTCAGTTAGAACCTCACTTATTTCAAGAAGCAAGAGTGTATTTGATGATTGTTGGTGGAGCCCTTGTTTTCCAAGCACTTTGTGTAACAATGTCTGCGATTATACAAACGCATGGCTTTACGAAAGAGACGATGTATGTTTCCGTTGGAATGAATATCTTAAATATTATTGGGAATTATTTGTTCATCTTTGGAGCTTTTGGAGTACCTAAGCTTGGAGTACCAGGGGTAGCTATCGCAACGGCCATTAGTCAGTTTCTAGCGATGATTGCTTATGGTTTAATGCTCTATTATCGCGTCAAGTTAAAAATTGAATGGTCCGAATTAATAAGATGGCAAAAAGAACGAATTAAGAAAATACTTAGCATTGGGATTCCTTCGTCTATGACGATTATCTCGTATTCTAGTAGTCAAATTGTTGTAACTGCGTTTATTACGCTATTAGGGACTCAAATGTTAGCGACTCGGATTTATACGATAAATATTCTCTTTTTCGTTATGATTTTGGGGATTTCGTTAGGAAGAGGTTCTCAAATTATTATCGGTCACTTAATTGGTGCAGGTAAAATGGATGAAGCTTATAAACAAGCACTTCGTAATGGTCGTTGGAGTATCCTAATGGCAATGGGAACGACACTTATTATCTATTTATTAAGAGAGCCATTGCTAGGCTTGTTTACAAGTGACCCTGAAATTATATACATGGGAGCTACTCTTTTGCTAATGGGTTTTTTACTTGAGCCCGGTCGTTGCTTAAACTTAATATATGGGGCCACTCTACAAGGTGCAGGAGATGCACGGTATATGATGATTGTTTCTGTGACAGTCATTTGGTTGTTTAGTGTACCTTTATATTATTTACTAGGAATTCATTGGGGCTTCGGGCTAATTGGGATATGGATCGCATTTATAGCGGATGAATGGCTTCGAGGAATTTTATTATATGGTCGTTGGAAAACGAGAAAGTGGGAACAAAAAGCCCTTGTAAAACATGAGAAAAAAGAAATTGAAGAGACTGCGTAA
- a CDS encoding DUF1292 domain-containing protein: MEENNRRDQITIEDENGMERQYSIEALFDMENQSYALLSGNDETLVMRLEEEQGKQYLVGISDPEERDAILSAYEIAIEADNENMLH, translated from the coding sequence ATGGAAGAAAATAATAGAAGAGATCAAATTACGATTGAAGATGAAAATGGAATGGAAAGACAATACTCTATTGAAGCTTTATTTGATATGGAAAATCAATCGTATGCTCTCTTGTCAGGAAACGATGAAACACTCGTTATGAGGTTAGAAGAAGAGCAAGGTAAACAATACTTGGTCGGTATTTCAGACCCTGAAGAGCGTGATGCGATTTTAAGTGCATATGAAATCGCGATAGAAGCAGATAACGAGAACATGCTGCACTAA
- a CDS encoding alpha/beta hydrolase codes for MDILQKSISIIHKGQTLRGMEHIPSEHKHPAVILLHGFTGTKLEPHRLFLKISRALEEMNVASFRFDFLGSGESDGHFEDMTVLKEVDQAEAILEYVKTHPSVDSDNIYLLGFSMGGLVASLVAGKRFNEVSKLLLLAPAGTMSQSKTLAVALENYIEEKDAYDVGGNLISKEFIDELQTINVWDTAKLFSNEVLLIHGTMDEAVPYEVSSMYIDKCYGKNAILKTIENGDHTFNSYHWEQEVISDIINFVKK; via the coding sequence ATGGACATCCTGCAAAAAAGCATTTCTATTATACATAAAGGTCAAACATTACGAGGAATGGAACATATCCCAAGTGAACATAAGCATCCTGCCGTTATCCTCTTACATGGATTTACAGGAACCAAACTTGAACCCCATCGTTTATTTTTAAAAATATCTCGAGCACTAGAAGAAATGAATGTCGCCAGTTTTAGGTTTGATTTTTTAGGTAGTGGAGAGAGTGATGGTCATTTCGAGGATATGACGGTATTAAAAGAAGTGGACCAGGCCGAAGCGATATTAGAGTACGTAAAGACACATCCTTCAGTTGATTCCGATAATATATATTTGTTAGGTTTTAGCATGGGGGGACTTGTTGCTAGCCTGGTAGCTGGTAAACGATTCAACGAAGTGTCGAAGTTGCTTTTACTCGCACCTGCAGGAACGATGAGTCAGTCCAAAACATTAGCTGTTGCTTTAGAAAATTACATTGAAGAAAAAGATGCCTATGATGTTGGTGGGAATTTAATAAGTAAAGAATTTATAGATGAACTACAAACCATTAATGTTTGGGATACAGCCAAGCTCTTTTCAAACGAGGTGTTGTTAATCCATGGAACTATGGATGAAGCTGTTCCTTACGAGGTTTCTAGTATGTATATCGATAAATGCTACGGGAAGAACGCTATTCTAAAAACGATTGAAAATGGAGACCACACTTTTAATTCATATCACTGGGAACAAGAAGTGATTTCTGACATTATAAATTTTGTAAAGAAGTAG
- a CDS encoding NAD(P)/FAD-dependent oxidoreductase: MKVAIIGAGLSGLACAYRLEQQNLEGSIDIFETKSDVGGANIFLEFVSELFHRPIGDLFSHLASEYKMYLLPQHTIYSSITNGPSKSYSYQGFLGHVVVRGNHENSLEKQLAKHISSNIYCNHTVHYHEIKDKYDKVILATGRLQDVPTELNVRIDRYVDIIHALISGQFNEKQTKMWFNDRFASKGYSFQLVLDESTSMISVATPDREFDIHAGWDAFVKDQFGTDVAFKQIHHVKNFAIGQPKMYSTDNLLLIGNAVGCATPSMGFGLHNALLTGIYAADSIVHNKDYHTLMKQHDKEYKWSLALRNALENMGNEQYDMLVEGLDSILGRVILTPGGFNINRLSGRLLSILTNEKKQSYQAISFKPFEDIELYNKNDN; the protein is encoded by the coding sequence ATGAAAGTAGCGATAATTGGAGCGGGTTTATCTGGCCTTGCTTGTGCCTACAGACTAGAGCAACAAAATTTGGAAGGAAGCATTGATATTTTTGAAACTAAATCAGATGTAGGTGGGGCAAATATTTTTTTAGAGTTTGTCTCAGAGCTTTTCCATCGACCGATTGGTGATTTATTTTCTCACTTAGCTAGTGAATATAAAATGTATTTGCTTCCACAACATACAATTTACTCCTCTATCACAAATGGACCGAGTAAAAGTTATAGCTATCAAGGGTTTTTAGGGCATGTTGTTGTTAGAGGGAATCATGAAAATTCTTTGGAGAAACAGCTAGCGAAACATATTTCCTCAAACATATATTGCAACCATACGGTTCATTATCATGAAATTAAAGATAAATATGACAAAGTAATACTAGCGACGGGTCGTTTACAAGACGTACCGACTGAACTAAATGTTCGAATTGATCGATATGTTGATATAATACATGCGCTGATATCTGGACAATTTAATGAAAAGCAAACAAAAATGTGGTTTAATGACCGGTTTGCTTCAAAGGGATATTCGTTTCAATTAGTCCTAGATGAATCCACGTCGATGATTAGCGTAGCCACACCTGATAGAGAATTTGATATTCATGCAGGATGGGATGCTTTTGTGAAAGATCAATTTGGAACAGATGTTGCATTTAAACAGATTCATCATGTGAAAAACTTTGCTATTGGCCAGCCTAAAATGTACTCAACCGATAACTTACTTTTGATAGGAAATGCAGTAGGTTGTGCTACTCCTTCGATGGGATTCGGATTGCATAATGCATTATTAACTGGTATTTACGCAGCCGATTCCATTGTTCATAATAAAGATTACCATACGTTGATGAAGCAACATGATAAAGAATATAAATGGTCCCTTGCGTTACGAAACGCACTTGAAAATATGGGTAATGAGCAATATGACATGTTAGTGGAGGGGCTTGATTCCATTCTTGGAAGAGTGATTCTAACTCCTGGGGGCTTTAATATAAATAGGTTGAGCGGAAGACTATTATCAATCCTTACAAACGAGAAAAAGCAGTCGTACCAAGCTATTTCATTTAAACCATTTGAGGATATTGAATTATATAATAAAAACGACAATTAG
- a CDS encoding futalosine hydrolase, which translates to MHVNDVAIIVSVEVEKNAILEGLNGAPGFDVYVSGVGPVDAAIQTTTALSKKKYKAVINMGIAGGFIGRTTISDVVVASSIVIADLGTETETGFESVDKLGFGTTEISIESTLVTRVCDTLQKHNIHYRLGDILTLSTVTGTADTAIRLSTRFPEAAAEAMEGFGVARSAQKAGIPVIEIRAISNAIGPRDREAWKIKEALVSLQKVSSILPEVFS; encoded by the coding sequence ATGCATGTAAATGATGTAGCCATTATCGTGTCTGTAGAGGTCGAAAAAAATGCAATTCTAGAAGGATTAAACGGAGCACCTGGCTTTGACGTATATGTTTCAGGTGTTGGGCCGGTTGATGCAGCAATTCAAACTACAACAGCACTTTCAAAGAAAAAATATAAAGCAGTCATAAATATGGGTATTGCAGGTGGATTTATTGGAAGAACAACAATCTCTGATGTTGTCGTTGCCTCTTCAATTGTTATCGCTGATTTAGGGACAGAAACCGAAACAGGGTTCGAAAGCGTGGACAAGCTTGGCTTTGGTACAACGGAAATCTCGATAGAATCAACACTTGTTACAAGAGTATGTGACACGCTCCAAAAACACAATATTCATTATAGGCTAGGGGATATTCTTACTTTATCTACTGTAACAGGGACTGCTGATACAGCTATACGTCTATCTACCCGTTTTCCTGAAGCTGCTGCAGAGGCAATGGAAGGATTTGGTGTAGCCCGATCGGCTCAAAAAGCTGGAATACCTGTCATAGAAATAAGAGCTATTTCTAACGCGATCGGTCCCAGAGATCGTGAAGCTTGGAAAATAAAAGAGGCGTTAGTTTCTCTGCAAAAAGTGAGTTCGATTTTACCGGAGGTGTTTTCATGA
- a CDS encoding phospholipase D family protein: MRKLFTFVFLCFILVVFGYTVYGLFKPIPKGLSLEGNPYHVSHVDFLQDLTYEQKGEIKHDHQIFDRVLDMIDNAEDFILFDMFLFNDKHDNDKEYPEITDDITLALLDKKEKSPDIEIVFITDEINTTYKSHPNGHLEKLEENGIEVILTNLTPLRDSNPIYSGYWRSFLHVFGKKGEGWITNPFADSSPNVTLGSYLKMLNLKGNHRKIIATEKEVMVTSANAHDASGFHSNIAFVVKGDIIRDVLQSEQAVANFSGGTLLPRYPKSKEEDGNIEVQLLTEGAIRKNLIEEIDDTTIDDTIFIGMFNLSESDVINALVDASERGVHINIILDPNETVFGNENIGIPNRPVAYDLLKYGNEYINVRWYNTHDEQYHSKLMLIKRKDVSTIVGGSANFTRRNLDDFNLDTSLKIKAPTEQDIIQEVSDYFSKLWNNEDANYTVHHSHYLKDFNQYKTYLFRFQKKTKLTTF, translated from the coding sequence ATGCGAAAATTGTTCACGTTTGTATTCCTTTGTTTTATATTGGTTGTCTTTGGTTATACGGTCTATGGTTTATTTAAACCTATTCCAAAAGGGCTCTCTCTTGAAGGGAATCCATACCACGTATCACATGTTGACTTCCTTCAAGATCTTACGTATGAACAAAAAGGAGAAATAAAGCACGACCACCAAATCTTTGATAGGGTCCTCGACATGATTGATAATGCAGAGGATTTTATTTTATTTGATATGTTCTTATTCAATGATAAACATGATAATGATAAAGAGTATCCTGAAATAACTGATGACATTACACTAGCGCTATTAGATAAAAAGGAAAAGTCACCAGATATTGAAATTGTATTTATTACCGATGAAATCAATACTACGTATAAGTCACATCCAAATGGACATCTAGAAAAGCTTGAGGAAAATGGCATAGAAGTCATTTTAACGAATTTAACCCCGTTACGTGACTCCAATCCGATATATTCTGGGTATTGGCGCTCTTTCCTTCATGTTTTCGGAAAGAAGGGGGAAGGTTGGATAACAAATCCATTTGCTGATAGTTCACCGAATGTCACATTAGGCTCTTATTTAAAGATGTTAAATTTAAAAGGGAATCATCGAAAAATAATTGCTACGGAAAAAGAAGTTATGGTTACATCTGCGAACGCTCATGACGCAAGTGGATTTCATTCAAATATTGCTTTTGTGGTCAAGGGTGATATCATAAGAGACGTCTTGCAATCCGAACAAGCTGTCGCAAATTTTTCAGGAGGCACTTTATTACCAAGGTATCCTAAATCAAAAGAAGAAGACGGGAACATTGAGGTGCAATTACTAACTGAAGGAGCAATTCGTAAAAATCTTATAGAAGAAATTGATGATACGACGATTGACGATACTATTTTTATTGGAATGTTTAACTTATCTGAAAGCGATGTTATCAATGCTTTAGTAGACGCGAGTGAGAGAGGCGTCCATATAAACATCATATTAGACCCTAACGAAACGGTCTTTGGAAATGAAAACATTGGGATTCCAAATCGGCCAGTTGCCTATGACCTTTTGAAGTATGGAAATGAATATATAAACGTTCGCTGGTATAATACACACGATGAACAATACCATAGTAAATTAATGTTAATTAAACGGAAAGATGTTAGCACGATTGTTGGTGGTTCAGCAAACTTTACGCGAAGGAATTTAGATGATTTTAATTTAGATACAAGCCTTAAGATAAAAGCACCAACAGAACAAGATATCATACAAGAAGTGTCTGATTACTTTTCTAAACTATGGAACAATGAAGATGCCAACTATACCGTTCATCATAGTCATTATTTAAAGGATTTTAATCAATATAAAACGTATCTATTTCGGTTTCAAAAGAAAACAAAGCTAACAACGTTTTAA
- a CDS encoding 1,4-dihydroxy-6-naphthoate synthase yields the protein MKIVFSPCPNDTFIYHALVHNLISGTPQFDVTYADINITNSLATKSNGPDIMKISFAALPWAHKDYVLLPCGGALGRGCGPLILTNSKENKEGSALSGSRIAVPSERSTAYLLFRLWATEHVPGSVGDIVVMPFHEIMPAVRDGKVDAGLVIHEARFTYSDYGLSQLVDLGQWWESDTGHPIPLGAIIAHRTLDVKQVSDWIRKSVEYAWKHPEASKDYVLEHAQEMSPQVAKSHIDLYVNEFSTDLGDEGYAAVFALLGRAAKEGLIPEMDLQSLKPF from the coding sequence ATGAAAATAGTATTTTCGCCATGTCCTAACGACACGTTTATCTATCATGCATTAGTACATAATCTTATTTCGGGAACACCACAGTTTGATGTGACTTATGCTGATATTAATATTACAAATTCGTTAGCAACTAAGTCAAATGGTCCTGATATTATGAAAATTTCATTTGCAGCACTGCCTTGGGCCCATAAAGATTATGTATTACTTCCTTGTGGTGGAGCTCTTGGAAGAGGTTGTGGACCACTTATTTTAACGAATTCAAAGGAAAATAAGGAGGGTTCGGCTTTATCAGGTTCTCGTATCGCTGTACCGAGCGAACGATCAACTGCTTATTTATTATTTCGACTTTGGGCAACAGAACATGTGCCAGGTAGCGTTGGAGATATTGTTGTGATGCCTTTCCATGAGATCATGCCAGCTGTTCGTGATGGCAAAGTTGATGCAGGACTTGTTATTCATGAAGCCCGGTTTACATATTCAGATTATGGCCTTTCACAGTTAGTTGATTTAGGCCAATGGTGGGAGTCCGATACAGGTCATCCGATTCCACTTGGAGCAATTATTGCTCACCGCACACTTGATGTAAAACAAGTATCTGATTGGATTCGGAAATCGGTTGAATATGCATGGAAACACCCTGAAGCCTCAAAGGATTATGTGCTCGAACATGCACAAGAAATGTCTCCACAAGTTGCAAAATCTCATATTGATTTATATGTAAATGAATTTAGTACCGACTTAGGGGATGAAGGGTATGCTGCTGTGTTTGCATTATTAGGAAGAGCTGCTAAAGAAGGCTTAATTCCAGAAATGGATTTACAATCATTAAAACCTTTTTAA
- the dacB gene encoding D-alanyl-D-alanine carboxypeptidase/D-alanyl-D-alanine-endopeptidase, which translates to MKGGRHINIFTSRLFILVILVPYLFIGSQTTEASETFTKRLDDFLKQEQNLEGSLVSISIRNPSTGKIIYDYNGDLRLRPASNLKLFTAAAALETLGEDYRFSTELLSDGRKAWKVLHGNLYIRGKGDPTLLPSDIDKMVLDLKKQGIEMVIGDIIADDSWYDDVRYSIDIPWSDETTYYGAQISGLTVSPTNHYDAGTVLFTVKPGKDVNDKARISVYPKTEYISIINETKTVATEEHNELSIKREHGSNLIKVTGDIPLQSKIKSKKIAVWEPTGLALDVFKQMFKKHEIKHIGATFIGTTPESATVITLNQSMPLSKIVLPFLKLSNNVHGDTFVKEMGKVKKGEGSWSKGLSVLDEKIEGLGINPNELVIRDGSGISHVNLIRANDLTKLLYVIQEKDWFESFYHALPVAGHDDKLIGGTLRHRLKGSQTKRKVVAKTGTISTVSSISGYIENSSGDTYIFAIILNNLTNDVNGKRIEDDLITIIANG; encoded by the coding sequence ATGAAAGGAGGAAGACATATTAACATATTTACATCTCGATTATTTATCCTTGTTATCCTTGTGCCTTATTTATTCATTGGGAGTCAAACAACTGAGGCAAGTGAAACATTTACTAAAAGATTAGATGATTTCTTGAAGCAAGAACAGAACCTTGAAGGTTCATTAGTTTCAATTAGTATCAGAAATCCTTCTACTGGTAAAATCATATATGATTATAACGGTGATCTTCGGTTACGTCCGGCATCTAACTTAAAATTATTCACCGCAGCAGCAGCTCTCGAGACATTAGGAGAAGACTATCGTTTTTCTACGGAGCTACTGAGTGATGGTAGGAAAGCATGGAAAGTCCTTCATGGCAACTTGTATATTAGAGGGAAGGGAGACCCGACTCTTCTTCCATCAGATATTGATAAAATGGTTTTGGACTTGAAAAAACAAGGTATTGAAATGGTGATTGGTGACATCATCGCGGATGATTCTTGGTACGATGATGTTAGATATTCCATTGATATCCCATGGAGTGATGAAACCACATATTATGGGGCCCAAATTTCTGGTTTAACCGTTTCACCAACAAACCATTATGATGCTGGAACCGTGCTGTTCACCGTAAAACCAGGTAAAGATGTAAATGATAAGGCACGGATTTCTGTTTATCCAAAGACCGAGTATATATCAATCATAAATGAAACAAAAACTGTTGCCACTGAAGAACACAATGAGCTTTCTATAAAACGTGAACATGGTTCAAATCTCATAAAAGTGACGGGTGACATTCCCCTACAATCCAAAATTAAATCTAAAAAAATTGCGGTCTGGGAACCAACAGGACTGGCATTAGATGTATTTAAACAGATGTTTAAAAAGCATGAAATTAAACATATTGGCGCTACATTTATAGGAACTACACCTGAAAGCGCAACAGTAATCACTTTGAATCAGTCGATGCCTTTATCTAAAATAGTTCTTCCTTTTTTAAAGCTTAGTAACAACGTCCATGGAGATACTTTTGTTAAAGAAATGGGGAAGGTTAAAAAAGGTGAAGGTAGCTGGTCAAAGGGACTATCCGTGTTGGATGAAAAAATCGAGGGATTAGGTATAAATCCTAACGAGCTTGTGATTAGAGATGGTTCTGGTATTTCTCATGTGAATTTAATCCGAGCCAACGACCTAACCAAACTTTTGTATGTCATTCAAGAAAAAGATTGGTTCGAAAGTTTTTATCACGCACTTCCTGTAGCCGGCCATGATGATAAGCTTATCGGGGGAACTTTGCGCCATCGTTTAAAAGGTTCTCAAACCAAAAGGAAAGTGGTCGCAAAGACAGGTACCATTTCAACAGTTAGTTCTATCTCTGGTTATATTGAAAACAGCAGTGGTGACACGTATATCTTTGCGATAATATTAAATAATTTAACGAATGATGTGAACGGAAAGAGGATAGAAGATGACTTAATCACAATCATCGCAAATGGCTAG
- a CDS encoding class I SAM-dependent methyltransferase: protein MSTLIYVKNFIKDKNIASITPTSKTGVRDVCKKMDLSKRVVIVEYGPATGVFTNYLLNQITADSLIITIELNENFANYLKENINDSRVKVHHDSAENVVDIVKQYGETADYVISGIPFILMSPEMRNRVVHQTNQVLKTGGKFLPYQTCFQRNRHLKKYLQNHFSKVEDEYKLRNIPPMRVYEAVK, encoded by the coding sequence ATGAGTACCCTTATTTATGTAAAAAATTTCATCAAGGATAAAAATATTGCATCTATCACACCTACATCAAAAACAGGCGTACGGGATGTTTGTAAAAAAATGGACCTAAGTAAACGAGTTGTTATCGTAGAATATGGTCCAGCTACTGGTGTTTTCACAAACTATTTATTAAATCAAATTACAGCAGATTCATTAATTATCACAATTGAGCTAAATGAAAACTTTGCCAATTATTTAAAAGAAAATATCAATGATTCCCGTGTGAAAGTTCATCATGATAGTGCGGAAAATGTTGTGGATATCGTAAAACAATATGGAGAAACGGCTGATTATGTCATTTCAGGAATCCCGTTTATTTTAATGAGTCCAGAGATGCGAAATCGGGTCGTACATCAAACGAATCAGGTCCTTAAGACAGGTGGGAAATTCTTACCATACCAAACTTGTTTCCAAAGAAATCGACATTTGAAAAAATACTTACAAAACCATTTCAGTAAGGTGGAGGACGAATATAAATTAAGAAATATTCCTCCTATGAGGGTTTATGAAGCTGTAAAATAA
- a CDS encoding alpha/beta-type small acid-soluble spore protein — protein MARRNNRILVPEARQALNHLKQNVMRQKGYLNQSNDPNDVKYEVANELNVPLQKGYNGTLTSKQAGKVGGTIGGSMVKEMIRMAQNNLKK, from the coding sequence ATGGCCAGGAGAAATAACCGGATTCTCGTCCCAGAGGCACGCCAAGCTTTAAATCACTTAAAGCAAAATGTGATGAGACAAAAGGGGTATCTCAATCAATCAAATGATCCGAACGATGTGAAATACGAGGTAGCAAATGAGCTCAATGTTCCTTTACAGAAAGGGTATAACGGAACGCTCACATCTAAACAAGCAGGCAAGGTTGGAGGCACAATTGGGGGAAGTATGGTTAAGGAAATGATTAGAATGGCACAAAACAACTTAAAAAAATAA
- the speD gene encoding adenosylmethionine decarboxylase, which translates to MTLSSEQRITLHGFNNLTKTLSFNMYDVCFTKTKEERDAYIEYIDEQYNADRLTKILKNVSDIIGAHVLNIAQQDYVPQGSSVTILVSEGPVVEVPDESSYDESPGPLPDNVVFQLDKSHITVHTYPEFHPTEGISTFRADIDVSTCGEISPLKALNYLIHSFDTDIMTMDYRVRGFTRNIEGDKLFIDHEINSIQNYIPDEVKELYDMIDVNIYPENIFHTKCKLKNFDLNNYLFGFTKDELKPGEEKEITAKLKKEMDEIFYGKNMN; encoded by the coding sequence ATGACGCTCTCATCAGAACAGCGAATTACTTTACACGGATTTAATAACTTAACGAAAACATTAAGCTTTAATATGTACGATGTTTGTTTTACAAAGACAAAGGAAGAGCGAGATGCCTATATTGAATACATTGATGAGCAATATAATGCTGATAGGTTAACAAAAATATTAAAGAATGTGTCCGATATCATTGGTGCACATGTTTTAAATATTGCGCAACAAGACTATGTACCCCAAGGTTCAAGTGTAACAATCCTTGTATCAGAGGGACCAGTTGTTGAAGTTCCAGATGAATCCTCATATGACGAATCGCCTGGCCCACTTCCTGATAATGTTGTTTTTCAGCTTGATAAAAGTCATATTACCGTGCACACTTATCCTGAATTTCATCCCACAGAAGGAATTAGTACATTCAGAGCGGATATCGATGTGTCCACTTGTGGGGAAATATCACCTCTTAAAGCGTTAAATTATTTAATTCATTCCTTTGATACAGATATTATGACTATGGATTATCGTGTTCGAGGATTTACTCGGAATATTGAAGGTGATAAACTTTTCATTGATCATGAAATTAACTCCATCCAAAATTACATACCGGACGAAGTGAAAGAATTGTACGATATGATAGATGTTAACATCTACCCAGAAAACATCTTTCATACAAAATGTAAGTTAAAAAACTTTGATTTAAATAATTATTTATTTGGTTTTACGAAAGATGAATTAAAACCAGGGGAAGAAAAAGAAATTACTGCAAAATTGAAGAAAGAAATGGATGAAATTTTTTATGGTAAAAATATGAACTAA